In Romeriopsis navalis LEGE 11480, the sequence TGATGTCGGCTTCATAATGACGCCATTTGAAGGGACGGGGAGCAGACATAAATTTGACTGGGGACGATTAACGACTCCTTCAGATTGCCCAGTTACTGAATCAAGACCTCTTTTTTGCAACAGAACCGTCGAGGCCCCGCCCCGGCAGTCAAACCACCTCAGATTCGCGCCTTGCCACCAAGGCGTGCATCTTGGTTGGTACTCCAGCACACAGAGACGCTAACCGACAGACAAGCAGCTCTCTTCAAGCAGCTACAGCAGCAACCGGAATTAGCAGGCGCCATTGCGCTCGCTCAAGGTTTTATCCGACTGGTCAGACAACGCTTACCGCAACAGCTTGATGATTGGTTAGCCAATGCACGACAATCAACATTTCAAGCGTTACGGAGTTTTGGCAAAGGGATTCGAGACGACTATGATGCGGTCAAAGCGGAGCTAACTTTGGAGGTCAGTAACGGGCCTGTGGAGGGGCAAAATAACCGCTTAAAAATGCTGAAACGACAAATGTTTGGTCGAGCTGGAATTGAACTCCTCGAAAAACGCCTGATCTTGACCAGCGCATAAGCCGCCCGCCCGATTCACCAAAATTGCGTAAGACCCCGAGGTTAGTGAAATTTTGCAATTTTCGGTTGATTTGCGAAAAGTTTGTTGCTGCCACGTCCATAACTTGATGTCAGCACATTGACGGTCAACATATTGGATGGAGATGGAAATATGACTTATATCAAAGGCACCGATGCCTGGGTCTATGCACCAAGCGCGATCGCATCAGTCAATTTACGGTTGAATATTCCCTACCGCGCTAATGCCGGTAACTGGCTTGTGTCGGGCCTGGTAATGGGTGTGACGCTACCCGTCATGGGATGGGGCCTGGCCATCGGTGCTATTGCTGGCTCCTTCCCACTTAGCATGGCGTTAGGACTGGGGCTAAGCAGCGGCTGTGGTCTAGTGGTAAGCGTTGTGGCCCAGGGGTTGCGATTGAATACTCGGTTAGCAAAGCCTTGGGTGATACTTGGCAACCTCTGGCGCGGGTTGAGTTTATCAATGGCGATCATTCTGGGCGCAGGTGCGGGTGGTGCGGGTATATTTATCGCGGTGGCAGCAGCAGTAGTATTGACTACATTGGTCACAATGATATGGCAACGATGTGTCGATTGTGTACATCTGCTATCGACACGGGCTTATAGCAATCGGAATTGAGTTATGAAGTTGACGGGTCTGGGCACCCTAGCTTCAGAATCTGATATCTGAGTTGCCGTGCGATGGGTGATTGAGCGCTCGAATGCCTGGGTGGAACGATGCAAGAATTTAGTCAAGAACTTTGAGTGGACCCTCGAACATGCCAGAGCCAAGCTCAAGGGAGTGTTCTGATTTTTGTGTAAGCGGAATTTGATTCAGTGATTGAAGCGTTCAGGAAACAGGATAGCAAAATGGGAGAGTGCCGCCTTCCAATCTTTGAGTGGCCGACTCCAATGTTTGGCAATATTGTTCATCGCCAGATACATCAATTTGAGCACCGAGTCTTCATCGGGAAAAACGGCTTTGGTCTTGATCACCTTCCTCAGACTGCGATTGAGGGATTCAATGGCGTTGGTGGTGTAAATCACTTTGCGGATGGGCATGGGGTAATCAAAAATCGGGATGATGTGTTCCCAATGGCGCAGCCAGATTTGACTAATGGCGGGATACAGTTCGTCCCACTTAGCGGCAAAGTCATCGAGTGCGGCTTCAGCCCGCGATTCTTGAGGTCCGTCAGGACTTTCAACCAGAACTTGGCACCCTCGGCCTCGCCAATCCAGAGACCGAGTAAGTCCTTATTGCCATTGGCATTCATCCCCAAGGCGACGTAGACAGCCCGTTTGTTGACCCGTCCACCGACCTTGATGTTGACGTACAAAGCATCCAGGTAAACGATGGGATAAACCGCTTCTAGGGGCCTTGATTGCCAGGCTTTGACATCGGCACTGACGCTGTCGGTCACCTCGCTAATCAGCGAGGCCGAAATCTTCGCCCCATAGAGGTCTTCCAGTTGGGCACTGATATCGCGGACGCTGAGGCCCCGGCTATAGAGGGCCAGAATCTTCTCATCCAAGCCCGCTAACCGACGTTCGTGTTTCAGCACCAACACCGGGTCAAAGTCGCCCTGACGGTCGCGCGGTATCGACAGTTCCAGTTCACCTTGGTCCGACTGTACTGTCTTCTTGGAGTAGCCATTGCGGCTATTCCGGCCCACTGATGACATCGACGAGTCATCGCTATCGGATGACAGATGGTGATTCAGTTCCCCGGCTAATGCCTGCTCCACCAGCCGTTTGCTCAGTTGCTTTAGTAAACCAGTCTCACCCAGTACCGCTTCCGGGCTGTGATCACTGGCCAGTAGCGCATCCACCCGATTCTCGGCTTGCTGCTTGCGTAGCATAATGCAATCTCCTCCATTATTCGGATGATAGATCGCTTACACAAAATTCTGCACAGTCCCCGCCAGCCCCACTTAAATCGCCAATGTTGCATCGCAATGGGTTCCACCCCCTTGGCGGTAACGCGCCTGCGGCTAATCGGTTTGAGCCCAAAC encodes:
- a CDS encoding transposase; the protein is MQQNRRGPAPAVKPPQIRALPPRRASWLVLQHTETLTDRQAALFKQLQQQPELAGAIALAQGFIRLVRQRLPQQLDDWLANARQSTFQALRSFGKGIRDDYDAVKAELTLEVSNGPVEGQNNRLKMLKRQMFGRAGIELLEKRLILTSA